The following are encoded in a window of Nitrospira sp. genomic DNA:
- a CDS encoding efflux RND transporter periplasmic adaptor subunit: protein MNVKSVIVMIGIGAAVILITFRLGSQSPSESSTTAMSDKAILVDVAPVTVGSITESIQAVGTLEAVASITVRPEIAGVIRRIHFQDGQVVERAAPLVELDQEELQSQVTQAAAEEKMAVVTYERLKRITDEQSAIVPAQQMDEARMAWHAAAANSRLYAARLKKTMIRAPFSGTLGLRRVSVGDYLQPGQDIVNLEDLRTLHVDFKVAEVWLSRLHVDQTLIVTTDAFSDRTFEGRVTAIDPRVDAVNRTVAVRAVIPNPEGTLRPGLFVAVRLSLGEDIRVLLIPEEAGFVRQEKTMVFQVEGQLVRLKEVTLGARERGMVHVRAGLNDGDVVVRTGPHKLHDGDLVSIKSPE from the coding sequence ATGAATGTCAAAAGTGTGATTGTGATGATTGGGATCGGTGCAGCGGTGATCCTGATTACGTTTCGGTTGGGAAGCCAATCACCCAGTGAGTCATCGACGACGGCTATGTCCGACAAAGCTATTTTGGTCGACGTAGCTCCCGTCACAGTCGGGTCGATCACAGAATCCATCCAGGCCGTCGGTACGCTGGAAGCCGTTGCTTCCATCACAGTAAGACCGGAGATTGCGGGGGTCATTCGACGGATTCATTTTCAAGACGGACAGGTAGTGGAACGGGCTGCTCCATTAGTGGAACTCGACCAGGAAGAACTCCAGTCGCAGGTCACGCAAGCAGCGGCAGAGGAAAAGATGGCGGTGGTCACTTATGAGCGGCTGAAGCGGATTACCGACGAACAGTCTGCCATTGTGCCGGCTCAACAGATGGATGAAGCCCGGATGGCATGGCACGCGGCGGCAGCGAACAGTCGCCTCTACGCGGCTCGTCTGAAGAAGACGATGATCCGTGCCCCGTTCAGCGGAACGTTGGGGCTCCGGCGGGTCTCGGTCGGTGATTACCTCCAGCCGGGGCAGGACATCGTCAATTTGGAAGACTTGCGCACCCTACATGTGGATTTCAAGGTGGCGGAAGTCTGGTTGAGCCGGCTGCATGTCGATCAGACATTGATCGTGACGACCGACGCTTTCTCAGATAGGACATTTGAGGGACGGGTGACGGCAATCGATCCGAGGGTCGATGCCGTCAATCGAACCGTGGCAGTGCGCGCAGTGATACCTAATCCAGAGGGCACTCTCCGACCTGGCCTCTTCGTCGCGGTTCGTTTGAGCCTCGGCGAAGATATCCGTGTGCTGCTGATCCCGGAAGAGGCGGGATTTGTCCGGCAGGAGAAGACCATGGTGTTTCAGGTCGAGGGGCAACTAGTCAGACTGAAAGAAGTGACACTGGGTGCGCGTGAACGTGGGATGGTCCACGTGCGTGCTGGGTTAAATGATGGAGATGTCGTGGTTCGAACCGGCCCGCACAAGCTCCATGATGGGGATCTCGTCTCAATTAAGTCACCGGAGTAA
- the mobC gene encoding plasmid mobilization relaxosome protein MobC gives MGQRAKRTTTVTVDLGNLKAPWQAWCQGHGLTPSHALRNAIRQTMDRRATPAPTPRSRVTPKRERATARIELNLTTSELGALKRMAGHEGYVPTKWLVAMVRAKLTGQPQVGQAELETLARSNQQLLALGRNLNQIAKVLNTAPQNRAAFRVEVITELSRVIQAHTKKVSDVLRGTVERWHIQ, from the coding sequence ATGGGGCAGCGGGCGAAGCGGACGACCACGGTCACGGTGGATCTGGGTAACCTGAAAGCACCCTGGCAGGCCTGGTGTCAGGGCCACGGACTCACACCGAGCCATGCGTTGCGGAACGCCATTCGGCAGACCATGGATCGGAGAGCCACCCCGGCCCCTACGCCTCGGAGTCGTGTCACCCCGAAGCGAGAACGAGCGACCGCTCGCATCGAACTGAACCTGACGACCTCAGAGCTCGGTGCCCTGAAGCGGATGGCTGGTCACGAAGGTTACGTGCCGACCAAATGGCTGGTAGCGATGGTGCGCGCCAAGTTGACTGGGCAGCCGCAGGTCGGACAGGCGGAATTAGAGACCTTGGCCCGGTCGAATCAGCAACTCCTTGCCTTGGGAAGGAACTTGAACCAGATTGCCAAGGTCCTGAATACCGCGCCTCAGAACCGAGCCGCCTTTCGGGTCGAGGTCATCACCGAACTCTCCCGCGTGATCCAGGCCCATACGAAGAAGGTGTCCGATGTCTTACGCGGGACGGTGGAGCGATGGCACATCCAATGA